The Eubalaena glacialis isolate mEubGla1 chromosome 16, mEubGla1.1.hap2.+ XY, whole genome shotgun sequence genome segment gcacagaggatttttaggacagtgacactttttttttaaattagttatctattttatacatataagtgtatatatgttcttGTATATTTAATGTgactttttttctggctgcttttaagatttttttctttgtatttggttTTCAGTAGCTTGACTATAATTTCCTTAGATacagttttctttgtatttatcctgctttgGGTTTGGTAAATTTCTTGAATCTATGAGTTATTTTTTTAGTCAAGTTTGGAAAGTTGCTGGCCagtatttcttaatatttctgttcctttttctctctctcctcatctcctggaACTCTAATTACCCATATGTCACATTGTTTAACATGGTCTCACAAGTCACTGAGGCTCTAtacattttcttcaattttttttctttttctctgtatgcTTGCTTTGATGACTTCTACtgatctgtcttcaagtttaAGAAAGATCTTGCTTCTGTTGTGTCTAACCTGCTAGTAATTACACCCAAtaaattttttcaactttttcttgAGTTCTaagatttccatttggttcttttatatgattaatattctttctctttaCCCATTACTGTGTATCCATCTTTCatgtagagcaggggtccccaaccccgggGCCGTGGACCAGTACTGGTCTGCAGCccgttaggaaccaggccgcacagcaggaggtgagcggtaggcgagtgagcaaagcttcatctgccgctccccatcgctccccgtcGCTCACGTTACCGCCTGGACCATATACTCCCCCCatccctgtccgtggaaaaattgtctgccacaaaactggtccctggtgccaaaaaggttggggaccgctgctgtagaatatttaacatatttaatcATAATTTTCTGTCCTTGCCGAACAACTGCTGAGTCAACTGTGACTGTTTTTCTTGATTAATTATCCTCTCAATTATTGGTAATACTTCTCTATTTGTTTACATATGTAAGAATGCTTTTTATTAACTGAACAGTGTACATATATTATAAACTATGGATTATGTTACTTTCTTCtgaaaagttttgaattttgttctAACAGTCAGTTAAGTTACTGGTGGATCATCTTGAACTTGTGAGAccttattttatacttttgctAGAGAGTGTCCATTTCAGTTTTGTTCTTAGATCTAGGCCTTGTCTTTAGTCTAGTTTTGTGTTAGTTCTTAGTTCTGAGTATGGTCTTTACTCCTAAAGTGTGGCAGTAGTAGCAGTGGGCAGATGCTAAAATCTCAGGTCAGTTCTTCAGCATTGTAGCTGTTTTTCCCCACTGTGATCCTTGAAATTTTACCCCCGCCCCCAATGCAACTGCAGTTCAAGTTAAAGCCAAGGATTTGAAGGGAGATAATACAGAAGTTTGGGGCTCCAAATAAGGCCAAATTTAATATAGACTCAATCAACCTCATGATGAGGGGTAGGAATACCTAAAACAGTATAAAATGATTTCAAAcataagttattattatttgtgGTGATAATTATTGAGAACATATTAAATATTAGTAAGATCACGGAACTTATCTTacgacccagtaattctacttcttgATACAAAGGGTGTGTGTACTATGCTCACTACAACATTACTTTTAATAGTGAAATGCTGGAAATAATGTCTATCAGTTGTGGCATGTTTATATAAATTAAGGTATAGTCATACTGTGAGATATTTTGCAGCAGTTAAAAAGAATTATGTAGGCCCATAGGtactaatatgaaaaaaaactgtGATATAGGTTATTAAGTAAAGTAGTTGCAAAATTATATGTATGGTACTTTATGTAATCTTCCCCTATGCATAgatgtgtgttcatgtgtgtgtgtacatgcacatgtatatatatacatatatacatacatactcatGCTTACCCAAGTGCACACACCAAACAGCGGTTGCCATTAGGAAGAGGTGAGTGTGATAAGAGAGCAGTGTAATGGGAGGCAGTGGTCAAAGGAACTTTAGCCTTCCCTctaaaattttaatcttttccaAGGAGAATATATTTCCACAGAAgtgaaaaccattttttaaaaagattgggAGTAGAGTCCAAAAGACATGGACTCATATTCTATTCTGTCCCTTATCACTAGCTATATAACCTTGtacaagttatttaaattttctgaaattCTGTAAAATATGTTACTGTGAGAATTTAAATGGGATAGCCTACACAAAGTGCTTGAAAAATACCGGGCACTCAATAAACAACAATAGATTTAATAATACTGAACATTTCTTCTTGTACCTTTTGTAAGATAGAATAATTTGTTACCATGTTTTCTAGCTATCTGAATCATTCTTACCCTGCCTTTAGTTTACCTTTTTACCTTTGCTTCTTTGGGTTTTTCATGTAGGACCGGCTTTCTAGTTGTGTAATCATTTCTGTGGCTGACCTCAGTAAATGAATGGATTAGTTAATTGTGTAACCTGCATGTTGCATTCTAACAAGTGAAACGTATTTTGTTCCTGATCCCTAGTAGCTCCGAAAGCACTCTAAATTTTTCCCTGTCCTTTAAATTTGGAGCTCAAATTGAACAAAATTTAGGCAAGAGTAACCgttaataaatcttaaaatgctTTACACAATACCTGTTATCACAAAATGTTACTTGCAGCACTCATCATTTGCTAAAAACTTCTTAACTGCTCTAGTTTCCCTTCCCTGAAAACTCTTGGATTTGGCAAATAACATGGTTTTAAAAATGATTGTTGCTTAATGCTTTGTATTTGAAGCTTTGTGTTTGTATGCTTTGTATTTTGCTTCCCCACTTTTTTTCGTCAGTGACTCataacttatatttattttcctctctatagttcctttcttctaaaatatatataaagacagacaagagacagggaaaaaaggcattttggggtaattattttgaaatacttcTTTCATTCAGACATGGCCTAAAATTACCAAAAACATTCatttgactaaaaaaaaaaaaaatgtaaaattcaaaaaccattttcagtttttcttaaccaaaaaatgtaaaaagcaatatTAATATCAAGATTAAACATGCAAAGcacaaaatattgaaagaattaaaCATTAGAACAAAAGAATACTATAATCCAGGCAAAAGATGACCATGAACTGTACCAAGGCCATGGCTAAAAACATCcagaaggaatagaaaaaaaaaaaaaaagactcaaaaaagaaataagtaataaaaatcttCTGGTATTTGAATTTATACTCTTAAAATACTAGTTGTTTTGAGAAAGAAGTTACTTGTGTCAATGATAAATTCTCATcaagcaataaatgaaattgttgGGAAAAAAATGCAGTGTTCTCAAGACAATGCTGTGGCTGTGGTATTTGTCCTTCagttttatagtttattacagataATCTCTAATTTcttagattttcattttttcaaccATAACATTGTGATAGAATTGAGGACTACTTTTTAATGCATTAGagttaataaaactaaaattaaaaagcctAAAAGGATCTTTAGTAACCCTATTATGAAAGCTTAAAAAAGAGTTTATTAAATTTCATGATAAGAAATATAatgatgaaaacattaaaaactgaagTCTCAAGCTCAATGACATTCCATCTAAATCTATCATTAGTAGACATTTACATTACCCTTTACCACTAAAAATACCTATGTACACTTCTGCTTCTGTCAAAATAAAGTAGATGCATTTCATATACCTATTCCTCATGCTAAGTACAACTAAAATCCCTGGACACTGTATATAATATTAGCATAAGAAGCttctgaaaggtggagagaagaaggcagactGGCTGGAGACCTTAGGATCCTAGGAACGACTTGGTAatgagttccctgggttttcaTTTTGCCTCATATATACCAGACTGGATATGGGGAAGACAGCAAGCTGGAAATGCCAATAGGTGcggacaaaaacaaaacaaaacaaaacaaaaaaactccaagaaAAGCCTGCTATCTAGCCAGAGGACCAGGAAAAAGGCAGACTCTGCAAGACTGAACACTTTTAGGTAGTAACTACTAAAGTCAAACACCACAGAGAAAACTATGGCCCCCCCACCACCCACACTAGCAAAGCCTACACTTTCACCATTGCTGGGCTATTACAAGGTGCCCCGGTCCTCCTGCTGGGGCGGTGTCAGAGAAGGCTGACTGGGGAGCCAGGACTTTTCATTCCCTCTGGAAAGTAACAAACCACATCCTCTGGTGTGAGTGGAGCCCATCTGGGGAGGCTGGACTTCTACTCCCATCTAGTGGTAACAAGGCATTCTTCCCCCTCCTCACTGGGAGAATGTCAGAGGAGGCCTAGTGGACAGTCAGGGCTTTTACCACTGCTCAGTAGTAGCGAGGCCACATCTACACGGGAGCAGTAAAGAGGTGCTCCTGCCCTTCCCAGCCACGGGCTTATCAACAGAAGCCTAGTGGGCAGCCAGAACTCCCACTTTTGACTAGCAGTAACAAGAAACCCTTCTTCCCTCCATGAGTGTCCATGGAGACTCTGAACTTCCAGTACTACCTGGAAGCAACAATGACCCAGAGTCTTAAGACATAATACCCAACATGTCCAGATCTCAATAGAAAATTTCTCTTCAAAGCAAGAACCAGGAAGACCTCAAACTGAGTAAGAAATAACAATCAACATGTGCCAACACCAAGAAAATGCAGAAGTTAGCATTATCTGACAAGCATTTTAAAGCCgatcatcataaaaatgcttcaatgagTAATTATGAATTgcctgaaacaaatgaaaatataaaaagtctCAGCAAAGGAATAAAGGAtacaaagaaccaaatggaaaaaacacagtaactgaaataaaaaatttcatgGGATGGTTCAATAGCAGAATGGAGGGGataaaggaaagaatcagtgaatggAAGATAGAACTCAAAGGATTACTCAATCTGAAAAACTGAGAgacaaaagactgaaaaaaagaaatgaagagagcctcAGGGACCTGTAGGGCTATATCAAAAAAAGACTTATGATTTGTGTCATCAGAGTCCTGGAAGGATAGGAGAAAAGAGGGCAGAACTGCAAAAGTATTCAAATAAATCAGAGctgaaaatttctcaaatttggcaaaagacataagCCTACAGAATCAAgaagctgagaattttccagatagTATAAATCCAAAGAAATTAGTTCCAAAACATATAACAgtaaaacttctgaaaactaaagacaggaaggcttgaaagcagcaagatacAAATACCTTATCTGTagagagaaaaacaattcaaatgacaGTGGATTATCTGTTAGAAATCATAGAGACCAGAAAGAAGTGGCACAGCATTTTTCAActgaaaagaactgtcaacccagaattctatatccaccAAAATATCTttcagagatgaaagggaaatgaagacattctcagatgaaaaaaaagaaaaaacccagagACTGCCACCAGCCGACTTCTcctaaaagaatgaatttagaaattttctaaagagaaaggaaatgataaaagaggaaatcttagaacatcaggaaggaagaaagaatatggTGGAGTAAAAATATAGGTAAATACAATAGACAAATGGAGAGGGCATAGCtaaagggtatggggtttcttttgaggtgatgaaaatttctaaaattgaCTATGGTAATGGTTACAAATTATCTGTATTCATACTAAAACCCATTGAATTATGcagtttaaatgggtgaattgtatggtatgtgaattatatctcaataaagctgttttcaaAATCAGCATAGTGGTAGCCTGAGGAAAAGGGACAAGAGAACTTTCTGGGCACGATGCAAAAGTTTTATATCTTGATCTAGGTCATGGTAACCCAGGTGTATGTATAAATTGTCAAAATTAATCAAGCTAAACCCTTATAAATAGTGTACCTACTCTTATgacaattataccttaataaaaattactaagaatCTCAAATTTCTCTCCAAAATGCTTTTACCAATTTATACTCATACCAATAGTATTTTAGAATTCAGGTGGTCCACATCTTACAAATTGTAATATTGATAATTGACAGGCTAAATTTGGGGCCTTACTGTGGCTTGAATTATCAACCCCTTATTGTTAGCGAGGTTGTTCATCATTtccattggggtttttttttgatattcatgTTTTGAAAGGTAAGACTTTTCATACCATTTTACCAATGTTCTATGGCttgtttgaaattttcttatcTCTTAGTCACTTATGTATGTTACAAATACCCTCTCTCAAAATGAGTCTTGTCTTCTTTATTGTTATGCTGCATCTCAATAATCTAGAAATTTATGATATAGTCAAAAGTAACATTTAATCATGCAGTTTGCATATATGTctgtgtatcttttaaaataaatacttctgTAACACAAATGGTTAAGTTTGTCTCCTATATTGTCTTCAGTCCTTGTGGAagcatatgcatgtatgtgttaAGAGGTAGgaatctaattttatttcaaaattgtcTTTAGTTTTTCATATGGCTAACTTGTTTGTACCATTTATGATGGattatttctggattctttttttctgtttcattaatcattttttctatttctatgccACTTATATCCTGTCTTActattatagttttataataatCTTGATATCTAGAAGGGTAAAAAAATACCCATTTATTTAGATTGCCAgtaaaatataagataaaatcATGGTGTTTCTTGAAGAGAATGTTTTGTAAAGGTGAGGGTTTTTGTCTTCAAATTCCTCAGGTTTTTTTTATTGTGTCAAATTAGTCACAAACAAGTTGAAaatatacatctttttattttccaaagtgatttttaagggtgaaaattatttttttgcccTTAACAATGTacacttttccatttttgttctgCCCTCATCTAAACAATAATGACTATAGAGGTCTGCCAGTGGCACCTCAAATTTAGTCTCACTTTTAATTTTACATAtcagtttgttgtttttaattggaCAGTTGAAAATTACAAATAGGAAGTCAGAGGGGTTTAGAATACCAATACTTCCATTGTCTTTACTCTACTTTGAAGAGTCTTTAATTTCTGTCTAGGAGTGGTCATATTTTTGACTGGAtagcttctgctttcttttttttttatgtttatagcaactttattcataatggcctAAACCTGGAAGCAAGAAAGATGTCCTctagcaggtgaatggataaacagtagTACATCTAGAGAATGGAATTATCACTCAGCTCACtatcaagacatgaaaacacatggaaggattttaaatgcatgttgctaggtgaaagaagccaatctgaaaaggccacaTACAGTATTAGCCTCTGCTTTCTAGCCATTAATTGGGTACAAAATTGGTGGAATGCGACCTGGAAGAATTCTAGGCCAGATTTAAATAAGAGTGAGTACTTGCTTTCTTtgaatgtattaatatatttgaatatttttgaatgagGGAGTCTCTATACTTATCTATTAATGGTTTAGACTTATCAACTgctttttgtagttcttttttgttctctaGTTGTTTTGGGAATTGAGAGTAAACTATGGAAATTATGACTatagtaaaagtttaaaaaatgatccCATAAAACATTGAAATCTAGATAATTAAGACTTacctctatttcttttcttaatttttcatgtgtctttttttcttcctcaagaaaaCAAGTTTTTTCAGTGATGGATTCTTTTACAGTTATAATTTTGTCCTTTAGGTTTGTAATGTCTTCCTGTATgtttatagaatttaaaatatacacatcaaACAATGAATGGTCAATATAAATCCAAGATTTTCAGTGTTTCTGTAATTTAAGAAAACTAGCCATcacatttaattttgataaataggATTAGAATATTACTTCTATAGGTACGAGGAACAAAGAATGGTTATTCAAACAAGCAAACCTTAGATTTGAAAATATAGAAgtaaaaaccaaatgaaaataaGACATAAAGGAAAGTGGTAGTCACAGGGGCAATTGCCCAGCTACGATATAAAggatattttttaattctttagcaagaaataatagatattttaagtttttatctcCCAACGTCTTCaaagaatattaagaaaaagaTGCTTAGGGTACAATTATTAATTCATATTGTTTGTGTAACAGCATTAAGCACACTAAATTGATTTTAATTGGTCTGGATTCATTAGCCTGGAAGCTAGAGTTTCAACATCTTTGTGAGTCACACCTTCTGTAACAAATGGATTAATTGTTCACTGTGATTTTGtttgactatatatttttattaatccaTAAGGGATTTGGGGATGTTTCCTTTATGCATTTGCACATATGGCATAGTTGTTACAGAACTCATGCACTTATACAAGTTTTCAAATTTCTGAATCGAGTTAGAGCACCCATGGGTATTTTATTAAGTTAATGATAAGTTTATCACTTAGTAAGTGTACTTGCAATAAAAGgaataatagaaaacattttaataagtgATATTTCAAACCTGTACTTGTTTCATCAGGTTTCCTTCTGGATTTTGGAGATCCTGCATAAGTtcctctttcattgtctttagttttttaacAAGGTCTCGTTTCTCATTGAGTTCAGTCATGAATGACCATTTGCTCTCTACCTCTCTCAAACTATCtttatgtgcttttatttttgcaTAGTATTCATTATATCTTATCATTTGTTCCTCAAAATC includes the following:
- the CCDC122 gene encoding coiled-coil domain-containing protein 122 isoform X2, coding for MIRYNEYYAKIKAHKDSLREVESKWSFMTELNEKRDLVKKLKTMKEELMQDLQNPEGNLMKQVQEDITNLKDKIITVKESITEKTCFLEEEKKTHEKLRKEIEVQHKRYSAILKRLHCQVNKLQSERRQWQWNIQQLEKTAAELRKCIGTKD